One region of Salvelinus sp. IW2-2015 linkage group LG6.1, ASM291031v2, whole genome shotgun sequence genomic DNA includes:
- the LOC111964961 gene encoding tubulin beta-4B chain isoform X4 — translation MREIVHIQAGQCGNQIGAKFWEVISDEHGIDPTGTYHGDGDLQLDRISVYYNEATGGKYVPRAVLVDLEPGTMDSVRSGPFGQIFRPDNFVFGQSGAGNNWAKGHYTEGAELVDSVLDVVRKEAENCDCLQGFQLTHSLGGGTGSGMGTLLISKIREEYPDRIMNTFSVVPSPKVSDTVVEPYNATLSVHQLVENTDETFCIDNEALYDICFRTLKLTTPTYGDLNHLVSATMSGVTTCLRFPGQLNADLRKLAVNMVPFPRLHFFMPGFAPLTSRGSQQYRALTVPELTHQVLDAKNMMAACDPRQGRYLTVAAVFRGQMSMKEVDEQMLNIQNKNSSYFVEWIPNNVKTAVCDIPPRGLKMSVTFIGNSTAIQELFKRISEQFTAMFRRKAFLHWYTGEGMDEMEFTEAESNMNDLVSEYQQYQDATAEEEGEFEEEAEDDDA, via the exons TTCTGGGAGGTGATCAGCGATGAGCACGGGATCGACCCCACAGGCACCTACCATGGAGATGGCGACCTGCAGTTGGACAGAATCAGTGTGTACTACAACGAGGCAACAG GTGGTAAATATGTACCCAGGGCCGTCCTCGTGGACCTTGAGCCTGGCACCATGGACTCTGTGAGGTCTGGACCCTTTGGACAGATCTTCAGGCCAGACAACTTTGTGTTTG GCCAGAGCGGTGCTGGTAACAACTGGGCAAAGGGCCACTACACAGAGGGAGCAGAGCTGGTGGACTCTGTCCTGGATGTAGTGAGGAAGGAGGCAGAAAActgtgactgcctgcagggattCCAGCTCACCCACTCCCTGGGTGGAGGCACGGGGTCGGGTATGGGCACCCTGCTCATCAGCAAGATCAGAGAGGAGTACCCTGACCGCATCATGAACACCTTCAGCGTGGTGCCCTCACCAAAG GTATCAGACACAGTGGTGGAGCCATACAACGCCACCCTCTCCGTTCACCAGCTTGTGGAGAACACAGACGAGACGTTCTGCATTGACAACGAGGCCCTTTATGACATCTGCTTCCGCACGCTCAAACTGACTACGCCAACCTACGGTGACCTCAACCACCTGGTGTCAGCCACCATGAGCGGCGTCACCACCTGCCTGCGCTTCCCTGGCCAGCTCAACGCTGACCTCCGCAAATTGGCCGTCAACATGGTGCCCTTCCCCCGTCTGCACTTCTTCATGCCCGGCTTCGCCCCCCTCACCAGCAGGGGCAGCCAGCAGTACCGTGCCCTCACCGTGCCCGAGCTTACCCAYCAGGTGTTRGACGCAAAAAACATGATGGCRGCCTGCGACCCTCGTCARGGCCGCTACCTTACTGTGGCCGCAGTGTTCCGYGGCCAAATGTCCATGAAGGAGGTGGACGAGCAGATGCTTAATATCCAGAACAAGAACAGCAGCTACTTCGTGGAATGGATCCCCAACAACGTGAAGACRGCTGTCTGCGACATCCCACCCCGCGGCCTCAAGATGTCTGTCACCTTCATCGGCAACAGCACAGCCATCCAGGAGCTGTTCAAGCGTATCTCTGAGCAGTTCACCGCCATGTTCCGCCGCAAGGCCTTCTTGCACTGGTATACTGGAGAGGGCATGGACGAGATGGAGTTCACTGAGGCAGAGAGCAACATGAACGACCTGGTGTCGGAGTACCAGCAGTACCAGGACGCCACCGctgaggaagagggagagttCGAGGAGGAGGCTGAAGACGATGACGCTTAA
- the LOC111964961 gene encoding tubulin beta chain isoform X3, whose amino-acid sequence MREIVHIQAGQCGNQIGAKFWEVISDEHGIDPTGTYHGDSDLQLDRISVYYNEATGGKYVPRAILVDLEPGTMDSVRSGPFGQIFRPDNFVFGQSGAGNNWAKGHYTEGAELVDSVLDVVRKEAENCDCLQGFQLTHSLGGGTGSGMGTLLISKIREEYPDRIMNTFSVVPSPKVSDTVVEPYNATLSVHQLVENTDETFCIDNEALYDICFRTLKLTTPTYGDLNHLVSATMSGVTTCLRFPGQLNADLRKLAVNMVPFPRLHFFMPGFAPLTSRGSQQYRALTVPELTHQVLDAKNMMAACDPRQGRYLTVAAVFRGQMSMKEVDEQMLNIQNKNSSYFVEWIPNNVKTAVCDIPPRGLKMSVTFIGNSTAIQELFKRISEQFTAMFRRKAFLHWYTGEGMDEMEFTEAESNMNDLVSEYQQYQDATAEEEGEFEEEAEDDDA is encoded by the exons TTCTGGGAGGTGATCAGCGATGAGCACGGGATCGACCCCACAGGCACCTACCATGGAGACAGCGATCTGCAGTTGGACAGAATCAGTGTCTACTACAACGAGGCAACAG GTGGTAAATATGTGCCTAGGGCCATCCTTGTGGACCTTGAGCCTGGCACCATGGACTCTGTGAGGTCCGGACCCTTTGGACAGATCTTCAGGCCAGACAACTTTGTGTTTG GCCAGAGCGGTGCTGGTAACAACTGGGCAAAGGGCCACTACACAGAGGGAGCAGAGCTGGTGGACTCTGTCCTGGATGTAGTGAGGAAGGAGGCAGAAAActgtgactgcctgcagggattCCAGCTCACCCACTCCCTGGGTGGAGGCACGGGGTCGGGTATGGGCACCCTGCTCATCAGCAAGATCAGAGAGGAGTACCCTGACCGCATCATGAACACCTTCAGCGTGGTGCCCTCACCAAAG GTATCAGACACAGTGGTGGAGCCATACAACGCCACCCTCTCCGTTCACCAGCTTGTGGAGAACACAGACGAGACGTTCTGCATTGACAACGAGGCCCTTTATGACATCTGCTTCCGCACGCTCAAACTGACTACGCCAACCTACGGTGACCTCAACCACCTGGTGTCAGCCACCATGAGCGGCGTCACCACCTGCCTGCGCTTCCCTGGCCAGCTCAACGCTGACCTCCGCAAATTGGCCGTCAACATGGTGCCCTTCCCCCGTCTGCACTTCTTCATGCCCGGCTTCGCCCCCCTCACCAGCAGGGGCAGCCAGCAGTACCGTGCCCTCACCGTGCCCGAGCTTACCCAYCAGGTGTTRGACGCAAAAAACATGATGGCRGCCTGCGACCCTCGTCARGGCCGCTACCTTACTGTGGCCGCAGTGTTCCGYGGCCAAATGTCCATGAAGGAGGTGGACGAGCAGATGCTTAATATCCAGAACAAGAACAGCAGCTACTTCGTGGAATGGATCCCCAACAACGTGAAGACRGCTGTCTGCGACATCCCACCCCGCGGCCTCAAGATGTCTGTCACCTTCATCGGCAACAGCACAGCCATCCAGGAGCTGTTCAAGCGTATCTCTGAGCAGTTCACCGCCATGTTCCGCCGCAAGGCCTTCTTGCACTGGTATACTGGAGAGGGCATGGACGAGATGGAGTTCACTGAGGCAGAGAGCAACATGAACGACCTGGTGTCGGAGTACCAGCAGTACCAGGACGCCACCGctgaggaagagggagagttCGAGGAGGAGGCTGAAGACGATGACGCTTAA
- the LOC111964961 gene encoding tubulin beta chain isoform X5, producing the protein MREIVHIQAGQCGNQIGAKFWEVISDEHGIDPTGTYHGDGDLQLDRISVYYNEATGGKYVPRAILVDLEPGTMDSVRSGPFGQIFRPDNFVFGQSGAGNNWAKGHYTEGAELVDSVLDVVRKEAENCDCLQGFQLTHSLGGGTGSGMGTLLISKIREEYPDRIMNTFSVVPSPKVSDTVVEPYNATLSVHQLVENTDETFCIDNEALYDICFRTLKLTTPTYGDLNHLVSATMSGVTTCLRFPGQLNADLRKLAVNMVPFPRLHFFMPGFAPLTSRGSQQYRALTVPELTHQVLDAKNMMAACDPRQGRYLTVAAVFRGQMSMKEVDEQMLNIQNKNSSYFVEWIPNNVKTAVCDIPPRGLKMSVTFIGNSTAIQELFKRISEQFTAMFRRKAFLHWYTGEGMDEMEFTEAESNMNDLVSEYQQYQDATAEEEGEFEEEAEDDDA; encoded by the exons TTCTGGGAGGTGATCAGCGATGAGCACGGGATCGACCCCACAGGCACCTACCATGGAGATGGCGACCTGCAGTTGGACAGAATCAGTGTGTACTACAACGAGGCAACAG GTGGTAAATATGTGCCTAGGGCCATCCTTGTGGACCTTGAGCCTGGCACCATGGACTCTGTGAGGTCCGGACCCTTTGGACAGATCTTCAGGCCAGACAACTTTGTGTTTG GCCAGAGCGGTGCTGGTAACAACTGGGCAAAGGGCCACTACACAGAGGGAGCAGAGCTGGTGGACTCTGTCCTGGATGTAGTGAGGAAGGAGGCAGAAAActgtgactgcctgcagggattCCAGCTCACCCACTCCCTGGGTGGAGGCACGGGGTCGGGTATGGGCACCCTGCTCATCAGCAAGATCAGAGAGGAGTACCCTGACCGCATCATGAACACCTTCAGCGTGGTGCCCTCACCAAAG GTATCAGACACAGTGGTGGAGCCATACAACGCCACCCTCTCCGTTCACCAGCTTGTGGAGAACACAGACGAGACGTTCTGCATTGACAACGAGGCCCTTTATGACATCTGCTTCCGCACGCTCAAACTGACTACGCCAACCTACGGTGACCTCAACCACCTGGTGTCAGCCACCATGAGCGGCGTCACCACCTGCCTGCGCTTCCCTGGCCAGCTCAACGCTGACCTCCGCAAATTGGCCGTCAACATGGTGCCCTTCCCCCGTCTGCACTTCTTCATGCCCGGCTTCGCCCCCCTCACCAGCAGGGGCAGCCAGCAGTACCGTGCCCTCACCGTGCCCGAGCTTACCCAYCAGGTGTTRGACGCAAAAAACATGATGGCRGCCTGCGACCCTCGTCARGGCCGCTACCTTACTGTGGCCGCAGTGTTCCGYGGCCAAATGTCCATGAAGGAGGTGGACGAGCAGATGCTTAATATCCAGAACAAGAACAGCAGCTACTTCGTGGAATGGATCCCCAACAACGTGAAGACRGCTGTCTGCGACATCCCACCCCGCGGCCTCAAGATGTCTGTCACCTTCATCGGCAACAGCACAGCCATCCAGGAGCTGTTCAAGCGTATCTCTGAGCAGTTCACCGCCATGTTCCGCCGCAAGGCCTTCTTGCACTGGTATACTGGAGAGGGCATGGACGAGATGGAGTTCACTGAGGCAGAGAGCAACATGAACGACCTGGTGTCGGAGTACCAGCAGTACCAGGACGCCACCGctgaggaagagggagagttCGAGGAGGAGGCTGAAGACGATGACGCTTAA
- the LOC111964961 gene encoding tubulin beta-4B chain isoform X1 has product MDSVRSGPFGQIFRPDNFVFGQSGAGNNWAKGHYTEGAELVDSVLDVVRKEAENCDCLQGFQLTHSLGGGTGSGMGTLLISKIREEYPDRIMNTFSVVPSPKVSDTVVEPYNATLSVHQLVENTDETFCIDNEALYDICFRTLKLTTPTYGDLNHLVSATMSGVTTCLRFPGQLNADLRKLAVNMVPFPRLHFFMPGFAPLTSRGSQQYRALTVPELTHQVLDAKNMMAACDPRQGRYLTVAAVFRGQMSMKEVDEQMLNIQNKNSSYFVEWIPNNVKTAVCDIPPRGLKMSVTFIGNSTAIQELFKRISEQFTAMFRRKAFLHWYTGEGMDEMEFTEAESNMNDLVSEYQQYQDATAEEEGEFEEEAEDDDA; this is encoded by the exons ATGGACTCTGTGAGGTCCGGACCCTTTGGACAGATCTTCAGGCCAGACAACTTTGTGTTTG GCCAGAGCGGTGCTGGTAACAACTGGGCAAAGGGCCACTACACAGAGGGAGCAGAGCTGGTGGACTCTGTCCTGGATGTAGTGAGGAAGGAGGCAGAAAActgtgactgcctgcagggattCCAGCTCACCCACTCCCTGGGTGGAGGCACGGGGTCGGGTATGGGCACCCTGCTCATCAGCAAGATCAGAGAGGAGTACCCTGACCGCATCATGAACACCTTCAGCGTGGTGCCCTCACCAAAG GTATCAGACACAGTGGTGGAGCCATACAACGCCACCCTCTCCGTTCACCAGCTTGTGGAGAACACAGACGAGACGTTCTGCATTGACAACGAGGCCCTTTATGACATCTGCTTCCGCACGCTCAAACTGACTACGCCAACCTACGGTGACCTCAACCACCTGGTGTCAGCCACCATGAGCGGCGTCACCACCTGCCTGCGCTTCCCTGGCCAGCTCAACGCTGACCTCCGCAAATTGGCCGTCAACATGGTGCCCTTCCCCCGTCTGCACTTCTTCATGCCCGGCTTCGCCCCCCTCACCAGCAGGGGCAGCCAGCAGTACCGTGCCCTCACCGTGCCCGAGCTTACCCAYCAGGTGTTRGACGCAAAAAACATGATGGCRGCCTGCGACCCTCGTCARGGCCGCTACCTTACTGTGGCCGCAGTGTTCCGYGGCCAAATGTCCATGAAGGAGGTGGACGAGCAGATGCTTAATATCCAGAACAAGAACAGCAGCTACTTCGTGGAATGGATCCCCAACAACGTGAAGACRGCTGTCTGCGACATCCCACCCCGCGGCCTCAAGATGTCTGTCACCTTCATCGGCAACAGCACAGCCATCCAGGAGCTGTTCAAGCGTATCTCTGAGCAGTTCACCGCCATGTTCCGCCGCAAGGCCTTCTTGCACTGGTATACTGGAGAGGGCATGGACGAGATGGAGTTCACTGAGGCAGAGAGCAACATGAACGACCTGGTGTCGGAGTACCAGCAGTACCAGGACGCCACCGctgaggaagagggagagttCGAGGAGGAGGCTGAAGACGATGACGCTTAA